A region from the Rhodamnia argentea isolate NSW1041297 chromosome 7, ASM2092103v1, whole genome shotgun sequence genome encodes:
- the LOC115742537 gene encoding chaperone protein DnaJ-like isoform X2, translating into MSQTQFPLCAKLNPKFVPGPCVHPRSTTHLPKPGLFVGTSCGSSSSSSSSSARSRTASRAAVVDLCVAAMEADSFYDLLGISESGTASEIRRAYKRLVLKYHPDVSPPGRAKEYTKRFIQVQEAYETLSDPTSRASYDRDMAFGSRKPFCYVQIEKGNYT; encoded by the exons atgagccaGACCCAGTTCCCCTTGTGCGCAAAACTCAACCCCAAGTTCGTGCCCGGACCTTGCGTCCACCCAAGATCCACTACCCATTTGCCAAAACCAGGCCTTTTCGTCGGAACTTCATgtgggtcttcttcttcttcttcttcttcttccgcaaGATCAAGAACCGCTTCGAGAGCCGCCGTTGTCGACCTCTGCGTGGCGGCGATGGAGGCGGATAGTTTCTACGACCTGCTGGGCATCTCGGAGAGCGGGACGGCGTCGGAGATCAGGCGAGCTTACAAGCGACTGGTCCTAAAATACCACCCTGACGTGTCGCCTCCCGGCAGGGCCAAAGAGTACACGAAGAGGTTCATTCAGGTGCAGGAGGCCTACGAGACGTTGTCCGATCCGACAAGCAGAGCTTCGTACGATAGAGATATGGCCTTTGGCAGTCGGAAACCATTCTGTTACGTACAG ATTGAGAAAGGAAACTACACATAA
- the LOC115742537 gene encoding chaperone protein dnaJ 20, chloroplastic-like isoform X1, whose translation MSQTQFPLCAKLNPKFVPGPCVHPRSTTHLPKPGLFVGTSCGSSSSSSSSSARSRTASRAAVVDLCVAAMEADSFYDLLGISESGTASEIRRAYKRLVLKYHPDVSPPGRAKEYTKRFIQVQEAYETLSDPTSRASYDRDMAFGSRKPFCYVQARHDSAEWKLRWVSQINELLRRRAEKDLRRESMSWGARIRRQRDS comes from the exons atgagccaGACCCAGTTCCCCTTGTGCGCAAAACTCAACCCCAAGTTCGTGCCCGGACCTTGCGTCCACCCAAGATCCACTACCCATTTGCCAAAACCAGGCCTTTTCGTCGGAACTTCATgtgggtcttcttcttcttcttcttcttcttccgcaaGATCAAGAACCGCTTCGAGAGCCGCCGTTGTCGACCTCTGCGTGGCGGCGATGGAGGCGGATAGTTTCTACGACCTGCTGGGCATCTCGGAGAGCGGGACGGCGTCGGAGATCAGGCGAGCTTACAAGCGACTGGTCCTAAAATACCACCCTGACGTGTCGCCTCCCGGCAGGGCCAAAGAGTACACGAAGAGGTTCATTCAGGTGCAGGAGGCCTACGAGACGTTGTCCGATCCGACAAGCAGAGCTTCGTACGATAGAGATATGGCCTTTGGCAGTCGGAAACCATTCTGTTACGTACAG GCGCGACACGACTCTGCGGAGTGGAAGCTTCGGTGGGTGTCTCAAATCAATGAGCTATTGAGGAGACGCGCGGAGAAAGATCTCCGCCGTGAGAGCATGTCCTGGGGAGCTCGAATTCGCCGGCAAAGAGACAGTTGA
- the LOC115742535 gene encoding serine/threonine-protein kinase MHK isoform X1 produces the protein MERYEILGELGDGTCGSVYKALNKETRETVAVKKMKRKFYYWEECMNLREVKALRKLNHPNIVKLKEVVRENNELFFIFEYMECNLYQLMRDRQNPFSEGEICNFVSQLVQGLAHMHKVGYFHRDLKPENLLVTDDVLKIADFGLSREVASMPPYTEYVSTRWYRAPEVLLQSSSYTPAIDMWAVGAILAELFTLSPIFPGESETDQLYKICCVLGMPDCSPFSEGTSIFPFININSTEILPANLSAMIPNASSEAIDLIMQLCSWDPSKRPTAEQSLQHPFFNVSKRVPFPLRDPYERKLDKMGAIPNLELNLWDFGNQPDDCFLGLTLAVRPSNENLGDLVHNVSQGIAKDIFFGSDYKDCAESSVYWSLLSPNQNQTQAPVDSSLSLSFSSIRHPSIGVPQSTGLTLSSLQPGILDCPLLAMPSSFQQGHWL, from the exons ATGGAAAG ATACGAAATTTTGGGAGAGCTTGGAGATGGCACCTGTGGTAGCGTTTATAAGGCCCTCAATAAGGAGACACGTGAAACT GTTGCTgttaagaaaatgaagaggaagttCTACTATTGGGAAGAGTGCATGAATCTTAGGGAAGTTAAG GCCCTACGAAAATTGAATCATCCCAATATAGTCAAGTTGAAGGAGGTTGTCAGAGAAAACAATGAgctgtttttcatttttgagtACATG GAATGCAACTTGTACCAGCTAATGAGAGACCGTCAAAATCCTTTCTCAGAGGGAGAAATATGTAACTTTGTATCTCAGTTGGTGCAAGGTCTTGCCCACATGCATAAAGTAGGTTATTTCCATCGGGATCTGAAGCCAG AGAATCTGCTTGTGACTGATGATGTCCTCAAAATTGCTGATTTTGGACTCTCTAGAGAAGTGGCTTCCATGCCACCTTACACTGAATATGTGTCCACACGTTG GTACCGAGCACCGGAAGTTCTCTTGCAGTCATCGTCATATACTCCTGCAATTG ACATGTGGGCCGTTGGTGCGATACTAGCTGAACTGTTCACGTTGTCTCCTATTTTTCCTGGTGAAAG TGAAACTGATCAATTGTACAAGATATGCTGTGTTCTTGGCATGCCGGATTGTTCTCCTTTTTCTGAAGGAACCAGTATTTTTCCCTTCATTAATATCAATTCTACAGAG ATTCTGCCAGCCAATCTTTCTGCTATGATACCCAATGCTAGCTCGGAAGCAATCGATCTCATAATG CAACTATGCTCATGGGACCCTTCAAAAAGGCCAACCGCTGAGCAGTCGCTTCAACATCCTTTTTTCAAT GTTAGCAAGCGGGTTCCTTTTCCTCTGCGTGATCCATATGAGAGGAAGCTGGATAAGATGG GTGCAATCCCAAACCTTGAGTTGAACCTGTGGGACTTTGGCAACCAACCTGATGACTGTTTTCTTGGCTTGACACTGGCAGTGAGGCCAAGTAATGAGAACTTGGGAG ATTTGGTGCATAACGTTTCCCAGGGAATAGCAAAG GATATTTTTTTTGGCTCCGACTATAAAGATTGTGCAGAATCATCAG TTTATTGGTCGCTGCTCTCTCCCAACCAAAATCAAACTCAGGCACCAGTCGACTCTTCATTGTCACTATCCTTTAG TTCAATACGGCATCCGTCAATTGGAGTTCCGCAGTCAACTGGGTTGACTCTTTCTTCTTTGCAGCCCGGTATCTTGGACTGCCCTCTATTGGCCATGCCCTCTTCTTTTCAGCAGGGTCATTGGCTTTGA
- the LOC115742535 gene encoding serine/threonine-protein kinase MHK isoform X2 — protein MERYEILGELGDGTCGSVYKALNKETRETVAVKKMKRKFYYWEECMNLREVKALRKLNHPNIVKLKEVVRENNELFFIFEYMECNLYQLMRDRQNPFSEGEICNFVSQLVQGLAHMHKVGYFHRDLKPENLLVTDDVLKIADFGLSREVASMPPYTEYVSTRWYRAPEVLLQSSSYTPAIDMWAVGAILAELFTLSPIFPGESETDQLYKICCVLGMPDCSPFSEGTSIFPFININSTEILPANLSAMIPNASSEAIDLIMQLCSWDPSKRPTAEQSLQHPFFNVSKRVPFPLRDPYERKLDKMGAIPNLELNLWDFGNQPDDCFLGLTLAVRPSNENLGDLVHNVSQGIAKDIFFGSDYKDCAESSVYWSLLSPNQNQTQAPVDSSLSLSFSSIRHPSIGVPQSTGLTLSSLQPGILDCPLLAMPSSFQQGHWL, from the exons ATGGAAAG ATACGAAATTTTGGGAGAGCTTGGAGATGGCACCTGTGGTAGCGTTTATAAGGCCCTCAATAAGGAGACACGTGAAACT GTTGCTgttaagaaaatgaagaggaagttCTACTATTGGGAAGAGTGCATGAATCTTAGGGAAGTTAAG GCCCTACGAAAATTGAATCATCCCAATATAGTCAAGTTGAAGGAGGTTGTCAGAGAAAACAATGAgctgtttttcatttttgagtACATG GAATGCAACTTGTACCAGCTAATGAGAGACCGTCAAAATCCTTTCTCAGAGGGAGAAATATGTAACTTTGTATCTCAGTTGGTGCAAGGTCTTGCCCACATGCATAAAGTAGGTTATTTCCATCGGGATCTGAAGCCAG AGAATCTGCTTGTGACTGATGATGTCCTCAAAATTGCTGATTTTGGACTCTCTAGAGAAGTGGCTTCCATGCCACCTTACACTGAATATGTGTCCACACGTTG GTACCGAGCACCGGAAGTTCTCTTGCAGTCATCGTCATATACTCCTGCAATTG ACATGTGGGCCGTTGGTGCGATACTAGCTGAACTGTTCACGTTGTCTCCTATTTTTCCTGGTGAAAG TGAAACTGATCAATTGTACAAGATATGCTGTGTTCTTGGCATGCCGGATTGTTCTCCTTTTTCTGAAGGAACCAGTATTTTTCCCTTCATTAATATCAATTCTACAGAG ATTCTGCCAGCCAATCTTTCTGCTATGATACCCAATGCTAGCTCGGAAGCAATCGATCTCATAATG CAACTATGCTCATGGGACCCTTCAAAAAGGCCAACCGCTGAGCAGTCGCTTCAACATCCTTTTTTCAAT GTTAGCAAGCGGGTTCCTTTTCCTCTGCGTGATCCATATGAGAGGAAGCTGGATAAGATGG GTGCAATCCCAAACCTTGAGTTGAACCTGTGGGACTTTGGCAACCAACCTGATGACTGTTTTCTTGGCTTGACACTGGCAGTGAGGCCAAGTAATGAGAACTTGGGAG ATTTGGTGCATAACGTTTCCCAGGGAATAGCAAAG GATATTTTTTTTGGCTCCGACTATAAAGATTGTGCAGAATCA TCAGTTTATTGGTCGCTGCTCTCTCCCAACCAAAATCAAACTCAGGCACCAGTCGACTCTTCATTGTCACTATCCTTTAG TTCAATACGGCATCCGTCAATTGGAGTTCCGCAGTCAACTGGGTTGACTCTTTCTTCTTTGCAGCCCGGTATCTTGGACTGCCCTCTATTGGCCATGCCCTCTTCTTTTCAGCAGGGTCATTGGCTTTGA
- the LOC115742513 gene encoding dimethylnonatriene synthase-like: MDLPHEMCVVLAIVSSLLVLRIVRQLVKSYKNKTAGSRIPELPGAWPLVGHLHLLLGPGPAFRKLGAMADVLGPVFSLRLGVHHVVVLSSREAARECLAANDRALASRPDIAAGRHMGYNSAVLGLAPYGPYLRLIRKIATLELFSGKRLEALRPVRSSEVDALTKELWHQPAGGGVAMGEKLEHMTFNMNLRMITGNRYKDEEFEEVGSDAWRFKRAIDKALYLCGVFVLSDAIPWLGWLDFQGHVRSMKETGRELDSLLEKWLRQHLEKRSNKGIRVDGGGADFMDIMLESLPEDDVVFGHKRKDIIKATALILILTGTESTSITMTWALSLLLNHPAALKSAQHELDTVVGRHEWVQESDISSLKYLQAVVKETLRLYPPAPLTGIREAMEDCRISGCHVPKGTRVLVNIWKLQRDPRVWPEPDAFRPERFLEERKEVDLRAQNFEFIPFSSGRRSCPGATLGLQVVQFTLARILQGFEVTLEEGSRVDMEEGPGIALPKVNPLRVALKPRLPLHLYESL; the protein is encoded by the exons ATGGACCTCCCTCATGAAATGTGCGTCGTTCTGGCTATAGTTTCTTCCCTTCTAGTGCTCCGCATCGTTCGCCAACTTGTCAAATCCTACAAAAATAAGACCGCCGGTAGCCGAATCCCAGAACTGCCCGGGGCGTGGCCTCTGGTAggccacctccacctcctcttGGGGCCAGGGCCGGCCTTCCGGAAGCTTGGGGCAATGGCTGACGTGCTCGGGCCGGTGTTCTCGCTCCGGCTCGGCGTCCACCATGTGGTCGTCCTGAGCAGCCGGGAGGCCGCCAGGGAGTGCCTCGCCGCCAACGACCGTGCGCTCGCCTCCAGGCCGGACATCGCGGCTGGCCGGCACATGGGTTACAACAGCGCCGTGCTAGGGCTCGCCCCCTATGGCCCCTACCTCCGCCTCATCCGCAAGATCGCCACCCTAGAGCTCTTCTCGGGCAAGCGCCTCGAGGCGCTGCGCCCCGTCAGGAGCTCCGAGGTTGATGCCCTCACCAAGGAGCTGTGGCATCAACCCGCTGGCGGCGGAGTGGCGATGGGCGAGAAGTTGGAGCACATGACGTTCAACATGAACCTGAGGATGATAACCGGGAACAGGTACAAGGACGAGGAATTCGAGGAGGTCGGGTCGGACGCGTGGAGGTTCAAGAGAGCGATCGACAAGGCGTTGTATCTTTGCGGGGTGTTCGTGCTCTCGGACGCGATTCCGTGGCTGGGGTGGCTTGATTTTCAGGGGCACGTGAGGTCCATGAAAGAAACGGGCCGAGAGCTCGACTCCCTGCTCGAGAAGTGGCTGAGACAACACCTCGAGAAGAGATCAAACAAAGGGATCCGAGTTGACGGCGGCGGCGCCGATTTCATGGACATTATGTTGGAGAGCCTGCCCGAGGACGACGTGGTGTTTGGCCACAAGCGAAAGGACATAATCAAAGCCACAGCTTTG ATCCTGATACTAACTGGGACAGAGAGCACATCCATCACAATGACATGGgcactctccctcctcctcaaCCACCCGGCTGCGCTCAAATCTGCCCAGCACGAGCTCGACACCGTCGTTGGACGACACGAATGGGTCCAAGAGTCCGACATCAGCAGTCTCAAATACCTCCAAGCCGTCGTCAAAGAGACCCTCCGCTTGTACCCACCAGCTCCTTTGACGGGGATCAGAGAGGCCATGGAGGACTGTCGCATCAGCGGCTGTCATGTTCCTAAGGGCACCAGAGTGCTGGTCAACATCTGGAAGTTACAGAGAGACCCTCGGGTGTGGCCGGAGCCCGACGCGTTCCGACCCGAGCGGTTCTTGGAGGAGCGCAAGGAAGTAGACCTGAGAGCTCAGAACTTCGAGTTTATTCCGTTCAGTTCGGGAAGGAGGTCTTGCCCGGGGGCCACACTCGGCTTGCAG GTGGTTCAATTCACGCTGGCTCGGATCCTTCAGGGATTCGAGGTGACACTGGAAGAGGGGTCAAGGGTGGACATGGAGGAAGGGCCGGGCATCGCCCTGCCCAAGGTGAACCCGCTCCGGGTCGCGCTCAAGCCACGCCTTCCGCTGCATCTCTACGAGAGCCTCTAA